In Anopheles gambiae chromosome 2, idAnoGambNW_F1_1, whole genome shotgun sequence, a single window of DNA contains:
- the LOC1274961 gene encoding GTP-binding protein Di-Ras1, which translates to MKMSDFERIRLVILGGAGVGKSCIIKRFLFKTYSDKYRPTVEDLYNREYDLGSVTLKVDILDTSGEMQFPAMRRLSIATAHAFLLVYATTSEASLGCVKQCFEEIREQRADFQDIPMVIVGNKYDLTASHREVRIEDVSEWVFCELPKLKVKVLECSAKDDYNIMEIFRTFVTLSRILPVNGSAESGSGLKRRSSAYVSASSKAKSRIGSPSIGGCEKPKDSSSYLAASTSEGTSSGGLGGAVGGAAEVKSKPRSRSLIRRSSRKTKQQIQNASGAEDCNIQ; encoded by the exons ATGAAAATGTCAGACTTTGAGCGAATAAGGCTAGTGATTCTAGGTGGAGCCGGCGTCGGCAAAAGCTGCATCATAAAACGGTTCCTATTCAAAACGTACTCCGACAAGTACCGGCCAACGGTGGAGGATCTGTACAACCGGGAGTACGATCTCGGCTCAGTTACGCTTAAG GTCGACATCCTTGATACGTCCGGCGAGATGCAGTTTCCGGCCATGAGGCGGCTCTCGATTGCGACGGCCCACGCGTTCCTGCTCGTGTATGCGACCACGTCCGAGGCCAGCCTGGGCTGCGTGAAGCAGTGCTTCGAGGAGATACGCGAGCAGCGCGCCGACTTCCAGGACATTCCCATGGTAATCGTGGGCAACAAGTACGACCTGACCGCGTCACACCGTGAGGTTCGCATCGAGGACGTCTCCGAGTGGGTTTTCTGCGAGCTGCCGAAGCTAAA GGTAAAGGTGCTCGAGTGCTCCGCGAAGGATGATTACAATATAATGGAAATATTTCGCACGTTTGTCACGCTGTCCCGCATACTGCCGGTGAACGGTAGCGCCGAGTCCGGTTCCGGCTTGAAGCGGCGCTCGTCAGCCTACGTCAGTGCCAGCAGTAAAG CAAAGTCCAGAATCGGCAGTCCGTCCATAGGAGGTTGTGAAAAGCCAAAGGATTCGTCATCGTACCTGGCGGCATCCACGTCCGAAGGCACGAGCAGCGGTGGGCTCGGTGGCGCCGTCGGTGGCGCTGCCGAGGTGAAGTCGAAGCCCCGGTCAAG GTCACTCATCCGAAGATCGTCCCGCAAGACGAAGCAACAAATACAGAACGCGTCCGGCGCCGAAGACTGCAACATTCAATGA